DNA sequence from the Sediminibacillus dalangtanensis genome:
TTGGGAAGTGTTTTGCTTTTTCGTTCTATTCATTGCAGGTTTGTATTTGATTGTTAAAATGATTGCGAAAATGGGGCGATACAGTAAAAGTGTAGAAGGGGTATTTACCAACAGCGTCCTGCTTTACAATTCTGGAAACTATGGCATTCCGGTCAACGATTTGGCCTTTAAAGATCCGCTTGCAGCCACTATTCAAGTGATCGTCATGACCTTTCAAAATGTTCTGTCCTATTCCTTCGGTATCTTTTCGTTGAAGGCGGTCAACGAAGGAAAGTGGAAGGCTTTACTCGGCTTGTTGCGCATGCCTGCTATCTATGCAATGTCTGTAGGGATTTTATTGAATGTTTTTGAGGTTGATTTACCTGTTTTTTTGCTGAAACCGGGAGAATATATAGGCAACGCTATGATTGGAATGGCATTGTTGACCTTGGGAGCACAAGTAGCTCAATTGACATTCCATCCTAAACTCATGGTAGTGTATGTCAGCTTGGCAGTAAGGCTGGCTCTTGGACCAGCCTTAGCGGTTGTTTTGATTTGGTGCCTCGGTTATGAAGGATTGCTTGCCAAGGCGCTGCTCGTTTCATCGGCAATGCCAAGCTCTGTGAACAGTGCGATAATCGCGCAAGAATACAAGAACGAGCCGGATTTGGCTGCACAAACCGTTCTTGCTTCCACCGTTCTAAGTATGTTTACAGTTACCATCACAATCTATTTATCTAGTTTGCTTTACTGACAGGAGCCGCCCGTTTTTGCTAGATTGTGTTTCTGTTCCAGGAAGGTTTTAGAGAATTTCCGCTGTTCGGGCGTGTTGGCAGCTTCCATGATTATATCGACTTCCGGCTTATACTGTTGGAGTAATTGAAAATATAGATCATAATTCAAGTGGCCGCTGCCAGGAGGAACTGTTACCATCTGACCATTCTCAATGATTCTGTCTTTTGCGTGACAAGCGAGAATCTTAGTACCCAAACGTCTGAAGGCTTGTTCAATTACTTCGTCTTGCCTGCTGACATTTTCGGCCGTCAGCAAGTTTCCCGGATCTAAAATGACACCTATGTTGCTCGACGGGAGCTGTTCCATCATTCTTTCTAGCGTTTCCGCATCCCCGATCAAATGATCGTTCGCTGGCTCGATCCCGATAAAAACCCCATGCTTTTCTGCTTCTTCAATAAGCAATTCCAAGCTTTCTTTTAAAACTTCCCAGTCTTCCGGGATAAAGCCGCCGGGCATTTTTCCAACTTCTGCCGCCACCACATAACAGTCAAAGAACGGTGCGTAACGTATCAGCTCCTTGAAACGCTCCAGGTTCTCCTGTCGTTGTTCCGGATCTCTCTCATACAGATGCAGATAACAGGCAAGAACAGAGATGGAAACACCGTGCCTTTTAAATGCTGCATGGATGCTCCTTGCCAGCCCGGGACTTAGATATCCGGGACAGTGGAAGTTCGGTGAATCAATTGCTTTCCACAAAGCAAGCTGAACATGCGAAAAACCTTCTTTCCCTACTTTTTCAGCCAACATATCCCATGGCTGTTTTCCCATCAAATGGGCCAGTACTCCGATACTCATCCGATCCCTCCTTCCTTTATTGGAAATATTAGATAGTCAGCCAGCGGCAGTTTCATTGTTCTTAAGCACTTACAGACCACTCTGGCTATTTCTTCTGCACCTTGTTCGTTAAAATGCGTATTGTCTTGTAAGCCGTCTGGATAATTTTTCGACGCACCTGGTTCTACCCACATAAACAATTTTTTGGATTCTATATCTCCTAATTTTTCCAAAAGGACAGTCGTTTCCTTGGTTAGGTCAATCAACGGTATTGATTCCATGCGTGCCAGTTCCCGCATAGCAGTTGGGTAATCACCATGTGTTTCCCGCAGCCTTCCGTTTTCTGAAAAGTTCCGCCGTTGAACCGGAGTCAGTAAAACAGGGAAGGCTTGTTTCTGTCTCGCAACAGTAATATACTGGTTCAAACAATCTTGATAGGTAGTGAATGGATCTGTACGTCTTTCGGGTTCAGGCTTGCTGTCATTGTGACCGAACTGGATGAATAAATAATCGCCTGGCTGCAGATCACGATTGATTTCATCCAGTCTGCCTTCTGTCATAAAGCTTTTGGAGCTCCTGCCTCCAACTGCCCGATTGATGACAACAACTCCCGCTTTAAAGAAGCGGGGAAGGGCCTGCCCCAGCCTGCTTGTGGAGCTCGATCCTTATCATAATTACATACAGTTGAATCTCCAGCTAAAAAAACCCGTATCCCCATCGGTTTCAGCTCCTCCTTATCCAGCTGTCTGTCAGGCAAGCGGTTTACAAGAGCTGGATAATCTTAATTCCGGTTCCAAGTAAATGGCAGATGCTAAAGATTTTTCGTCAATGACAGCCATCAGTACTTCTGCAAGTTTTCCTGCGATGGTATCAAGCGGGACCCCGACGGTTGACAAAGACACTTCCATGTCCTCGCTTTGAGGGAGGTTGTCATAACTGATGATCGAAATATCTTCCGGTATGTGCAAGCCCTGCTCATGAAGAGCGCGTAAGACTCCCTTGGTCAAATCATGGCTTCCACTGACTATTGCGGTAGGCAATACCAGCTGTTGCAGGATTTTTTTAGCAGCAGCATACCCATCATATTGTTCCAATCCAGATACCTGAATCAACTGTCCCTCCACCGAAGCCGAAGAAACAGCCGATTGGAATCCTTTAACTTTGTCGGCTTGCAATCGGTCTTTCTCCTGCATATCTCCCACATAACCGATACGGCGATGTCCCGTTTGGATCAGGTGTTCAACTGCAGCTTTGATAGCTTTACGGCGGTTGGCATCGATGACTGGATTGATGGTGTTTTCGCTTGCGATTCCATACGTAACCATTGGGACCGACACATCCAAGTCGGTTTGATTTGTTCCCTCCTCGAAAGTGAGAATGGCATCGACTTGATACCTGTTGAAGGTTTTCACCGCGTCTTCTAATTCATTAATAGAAATAAGCGTCGTATAGGATAACTGTTCCAACCGTTTGTTTAATCTTGTAATCAATGCGGCATGGGCAGCTCGTTCAATTGTCGGCCAGACAACTCCGATGGTATGAGACTTTTTCGACACAAGGCTGCGCGCTGCGGCATTTGGCTGATATCCTAACTGTTCAGCCAATTCGGTAATGCGTTTTTTAGTAGGTTCTTTTACCAGGGGACTGTCCCTCAGAGCTTTAGAGACGGTGGAATAACTGACCCCTGCGGACTTAGCTATATCTTTAATCGTGACGCCCATTGGTGTTCCTCCATTTTTAAGAGAATGTGTAATAAGTATATAACGGCATGATGCAGGAGACAATGCTGTCCAGGAGGATAATCAGCCTTCTTAGCGATCCAGCTAACTGACATTGACAGAATATTCATTGCACTCTATAATAATAACAACGTTGTTATTATTTTTCAAATTAATTTTTCAGGAGGTCTAACATGAGTGAGCCCACGATCGTGATTCATGAGCGGGATAATGTAACAATAGCGCTTCAGGACTTAAAGCCAGGAGAATCGATTGTAATCGAAGGGGAGGAAATCATTGTCCAACAGGCTGTCCGTGCCGGCCATAAAATTGCAAGGAAACCGATTCCGGAAAATGAAAACGTTATCAAGTATGGCTACCCGATTGGCAAAGCTTCTACTCCTATTGATGTCGGAGATTGGGTGCACACCCACAATGTGAAGACGAATCTTTCGGGAACTTTGGAGTATGAATACAACCCGACACCAGATAAAGTCACCAGTCAAGGAGAATCTGAACGTACTTTTCAAGGGTATGTCAGGAAAAATGGAGAGGTCGGAATCCGTAACGAAATTTGGATTATCAATACGGTAGGATGCATTAACAAGACTGCTGAAATCGTGGCGAAGATGGCCAATGAACAGCATAAGGATGAACAAATTGACGGGGTTTTTCATTTTTCCCATTTATTTGGTTGTTCGCAGCTTGGGGATGACTTGCATAATACCCAGAAAATATTAAGCAGCCTTGTGCATCATCCGAACGCTGCAGGAGTTTTGGTAATGGGGCTTGGATGTGAAAACAACTATATAGATGCATTCAAACAAGTGATCGGTGATATTGATGAAGACAGAATCAAGTTTATCAGTGTGCAAGAAACAACCGATGAGATTGACCATTCCCTTGATCTCATTGAGGAGCTTGCTGATTATGCGCGTTCCTTCAAGAGAGAAGCTGTACCGGTTTCCAAGTTGAAAGTCGGGTTGAAATGCGGTGGATCAGACGGTTTCTCCGGGATTACCGGTAATCCGCTGCTTGGTGCTTTCTCGGATAAGCTGATTCAGCAGGGGGGAGCTACAGTACTGACAGAAGTTCCGGAAATGTTCGGTGCAGAAACCATTCTGATGGGAAGAGCAAAAGATGAACAGACCTTCCGTAAGATCGTTGATTTAGTCAATGACTTTAAGGAATACTTTTTGCGGCATGGGCAGAATGTCTATGAAAACCCTTCACCTGGAAATAAGGAAGGCGGGATCACCACTCTGGAAGAAAAGTCATTGGGGAATGTACAGAAAGGTGGTTTCGGAGAGGTTGTCGATGTACTGCCATATGGCGACAGGATGATGTCCGGAGGATTGAATTTGCTTCAAGGACCTGGCAACGATTTGGTGTCTACGACAGCATTAGCAGCTGCTGGTGCCCATATAGTCTTATTTACGACCGGCCGTGGCACCCCGTTTGGAGGACCTGTGCCTACGGTGAAAATTTCTACGAATTCGGCACTTGCCGAAAAGAAAAAGAACTGGATCGATTTTAATGCCGGAGCATTGGTAGAAGGGAAGGGCAAGGAAGAGCTGACGGAAGAATTTTTTGATTACATTGTTGATCTTGCTTCAGGCAACAAACAGACGAACAACGAAAAATTTGGCTTTAAAGAAATTTCGATATTCAAAGACGGTGTCATTTTATAACGAACATTCAGAAAAGAGGAGGGAAAGCATAGTGGTCAAATTAGATCGTACCGTCTTGGAGGAATCGGTTACTGACACAACATACCGAAAGTACGACAGTAACCTTCCAGAAAAAGTGCTGCAAATCGGAGAGGGGAATTTCCTTCGCGGATTTGTGGATTGGATGATTCATCAGATGAACAAACAAGGAATCTTCAAAGGTTCCGTAGTGGCTGTTCAACCAACCCCGCATGGGCGTGTACTTCCGAAACTTAAAGAACAGGATTGGCTTTATACGGTGATCCTTCGCGGGATAACCGACGGAAAAAAAGTGGACGAAGCAGAAGTGATTCCAGCTATTTCGAGAGGGATCAATCCTTACGAAGAATGGGAGCAAACACTCAAAGTTGCTGAATCAGACGAGTTGGAATTGATCATTTCCAATACAACCGAGGCAGGAATTACATACATGCAAGAACCTTATCATAGTGATTCCTCTCCGTTGTCCTTTCCAGGAAAGGTAACCGCTCTTCTTTACCATCGCTATAAACACTTTTCCGGTGACGTAAAAGCAGGATTGCATATCCTTCCTTGTGAGCTTATCGAGGAAAATGGCGGAAAGCTTAAATATATTGTAAAACGGATTGCAAGGGACTGGAATCTGCCTTCCGGTTTTTTACGCTGGCTCGAAACGGCAAATCGATTTTACGATACGTTGGTTGACCGGATTGTCACAGGGTATCCTAAATCGAACGCAGCGGATTTTGCCAGTAGGCTCGGTTACGAAGATGCCTTCTTCACTGTGGGAGAGCCATACCACTTATTTTGTATTGACGGGCCAGCGGAAATAAAGCAAGTGTTTCCCCTTGATCAGGCCGGCTTACGGGTGAAGTGGGGA
Encoded proteins:
- a CDS encoding AEC family transporter — its product is MEMIFIFLNIILPVFILIGIGVWLHKLFTLDLYTLAKLNIYFLSPGFVLINLYESEYSLHILWEVFCFFVLFIAGLYLIVKMIAKMGRYSKSVEGVFTNSVLLYNSGNYGIPVNDLAFKDPLAATIQVIVMTFQNVLSYSFGIFSLKAVNEGKWKALLGLLRMPAIYAMSVGILLNVFEVDLPVFLLKPGEYIGNAMIGMALLTLGAQVAQLTFHPKLMVVYVSLAVRLALGPALAVVLIWCLGYEGLLAKALLVSSAMPSSVNSAIIAQEYKNEPDLAAQTVLASTVLSMFTVTITIYLSSLLY
- a CDS encoding sugar phosphate isomerase/epimerase family protein, coding for MSIGVLAHLMGKQPWDMLAEKVGKEGFSHVQLALWKAIDSPNFHCPGYLSPGLARSIHAAFKRHGVSISVLACYLHLYERDPEQRQENLERFKELIRYAPFFDCYVVAAEVGKMPGGFIPEDWEVLKESLELLIEEAEKHGVFIGIEPANDHLIGDAETLERMMEQLPSSNIGVILDPGNLLTAENVSRQDEVIEQAFRRLGTKILACHAKDRIIENGQMVTVPPGSGHLNYDLYFQLLQQYKPEVDIIMEAANTPEQRKFSKTFLEQKHNLAKTGGSCQ
- a CDS encoding rhamnogalacturonan acetylesterase, with protein sequence MGQALPRFFKAGVVVINRAVGGRSSKSFMTEGRLDEINRDLQPGDYLFIQFGHNDSKPEPERRTDPFTTYQDCLNQYITVARQKQAFPVLLTPVQRRNFSENGRLRETHGDYPTAMRELARMESIPLIDLTKETTVLLEKLGDIESKKLFMWVEPGASKNYPDGLQDNTHFNEQGAEEIARVVCKCLRTMKLPLADYLIFPIKEGGIG
- a CDS encoding LacI family DNA-binding transcriptional regulator: MGVTIKDIAKSAGVSYSTVSKALRDSPLVKEPTKKRITELAEQLGYQPNAAARSLVSKKSHTIGVVWPTIERAAHAALITRLNKRLEQLSYTTLISINELEDAVKTFNRYQVDAILTFEEGTNQTDLDVSVPMVTYGIASENTINPVIDANRRKAIKAAVEHLIQTGHRRIGYVGDMQEKDRLQADKVKGFQSAVSSASVEGQLIQVSGLEQYDGYAAAKKILQQLVLPTAIVSGSHDLTKGVLRALHEQGLHIPEDISIISYDNLPQSEDMEVSLSTVGVPLDTIAGKLAEVLMAVIDEKSLASAIYLEPELRLSSSCKPLA
- a CDS encoding UxaA family hydrolase — protein: MSEPTIVIHERDNVTIALQDLKPGESIVIEGEEIIVQQAVRAGHKIARKPIPENENVIKYGYPIGKASTPIDVGDWVHTHNVKTNLSGTLEYEYNPTPDKVTSQGESERTFQGYVRKNGEVGIRNEIWIINTVGCINKTAEIVAKMANEQHKDEQIDGVFHFSHLFGCSQLGDDLHNTQKILSSLVHHPNAAGVLVMGLGCENNYIDAFKQVIGDIDEDRIKFISVQETTDEIDHSLDLIEELADYARSFKREAVPVSKLKVGLKCGGSDGFSGITGNPLLGAFSDKLIQQGGATVLTEVPEMFGAETILMGRAKDEQTFRKIVDLVNDFKEYFLRHGQNVYENPSPGNKEGGITTLEEKSLGNVQKGGFGEVVDVLPYGDRMMSGGLNLLQGPGNDLVSTTALAAAGAHIVLFTTGRGTPFGGPVPTVKISTNSALAEKKKNWIDFNAGALVEGKGKEELTEEFFDYIVDLASGNKQTNNEKFGFKEISIFKDGVIL
- a CDS encoding tagaturonate reductase, whose amino-acid sequence is MVKLDRTVLEESVTDTTYRKYDSNLPEKVLQIGEGNFLRGFVDWMIHQMNKQGIFKGSVVAVQPTPHGRVLPKLKEQDWLYTVILRGITDGKKVDEAEVIPAISRGINPYEEWEQTLKVAESDELELIISNTTEAGITYMQEPYHSDSSPLSFPGKVTALLYHRYKHFSGDVKAGLHILPCELIEENGGKLKYIVKRIARDWNLPSGFLRWLETANRFYDTLVDRIVTGYPKSNAADFASRLGYEDAFFTVGEPYHLFCIDGPAEIKQVFPLDQAGLRVKWGDIEQYRELKVRLLNGPHTMMASAGYLAGADTVLDVMKDKSLRLFVERGFEEIGEALPFGDQEKRDYAEEVKQRFLNPYNQHYLQDIGMNAVNKFKSRLLPTLSRYIEKTELLPNSIILSLAAILVYFRPVHMNEHGIVGRRNGKNYQTRESELVSKVLANCWEEYEQEKISIEEFVFAVLGNRAIWDEDLNEIEQLTQTVSSYVRQIISMGMKETLTQMLQKNYSSLT